In Nitrospira sp. SG-bin1, the sequence CTTCCGGCATGCGACGACATCGCGGGCATGACCGCCAACATGAACGTGCATCCCAGCCCAACTATCGCGATCAGCTTCGCCACCGGAGTGTCACTCGTTCTTTCAGAGGATGATCAAACGGCCGGCCTGTTTGCACGGATACCAGATGAGCCGCCTTGAGCTTGTAATACCATTTCGCCGGCATATCGGCGTCGCCGAGAAACATCGACGAGGGCTTGTGGCGAAGCCCCACCGCCAGGCGTTTCATTGCCCGCTCATCTTGGCTGAGAAACATTTTCGTGAGCGTGCGAAAAATCAGATTGCTGAATGGAAGCCAATGTAGTCCGCGCCAATAGGCGGAAAAATCGATTCGGCATTCCATATCGGACACCGGTGTGGCCATCAACCGATTGGCGACCCAGGCGTTCCCGCATTGCATGAGTTCCACACGCTGGTTCGGCAGCAGAAAGTCGATGGTCGTCGATAACGGCCCCCCATAGATGCGCTCCACCCAGTGAAATGGACCGCTGTTCTTCGCCGGTCGGTGGGCGGTCATCCGGAAGCCGTTCGAGATCGGTTCGAAAATCTTGGTCTTTTCGTGCATCCGTACGTCACTGCGCCACCAGGAGTGGACGTACGGTCCATGGACCGGGTCGATGAGACCGATGATGCCGTCGTCAGGAGTACAGGTGTAGGTCAAGGAAATGTGGAACGACTGCCGAGGTTCCGAGGGTAACGGCATGCGGGGCGCCGAAGGTAATGGGTCGAGAAGACCTCGTTCGTCGGGCAGATACAGCCAAATCATGCCGTCCGTCTCTTCAGCCGGATAGGGCGTCACGCCGATCTTGTCTGTTTGTAGATTACTCTGTTCAGGGAGCGCGGGGATGCGCTGACAGCGCCCCTTCATGTCGAACTGCCACCCATGATACGGACATTCCACCCGTTCACCGTCGAATCGGCCGAAGGACAGCGGCATACCCCGGTGCGGACAGATATCGCGCATCGCTGCAAGATGTCCGGCTCGATCGCGGCAGAGGACGATCGGCAAACCCAACATCTGCAGTCCCTTCATCGTGCCGGGACGCAGGGTATGACTGGGCACGGCTGGGTACCAGAACCCGAAGAGTGGGGCGCTCCTGGAAGCTGCGACTTCAGGTGACGGCTGTTCGATCATGCGGGTCTATCGATTGGGAGGACTCTTGTAGGATAGGTGGCGCGCAACGGTCCAGACTATAACGAGGGTCCGGAGAGAGGTCAAGCAATACGCAGCACCGTAGCGGGGATGTCCGCTTTCTTGACACCCCGAAGGATCACATACTATT encodes:
- a CDS encoding (2Fe-2S)-binding protein gives rise to the protein MIEQPSPEVAASRSAPLFGFWYPAVPSHTLRPGTMKGLQMLGLPIVLCRDRAGHLAAMRDICPHRGMPLSFGRFDGERVECPYHGWQFDMKGRCQRIPALPEQSNLQTDKIGVTPYPAEETDGMIWLYLPDERGLLDPLPSAPRMPLPSEPRQSFHISLTYTCTPDDGIIGLIDPVHGPYVHSWWRSDVRMHEKTKIFEPISNGFRMTAHRPAKNSGPFHWVERIYGGPLSTTIDFLLPNQRVELMQCGNAWVANRLMATPVSDMECRIDFSAYWRGLHWLPFSNLIFRTLTKMFLSQDERAMKRLAVGLRHKPSSMFLGDADMPAKWYYKLKAAHLVSVQTGRPFDHPLKERVTLRWRS